acaaatgggctgaaaaaagccttacaaatgggctgaaaaaagccttacaaatgggccgaaaaaagccttacaaatgggctgaaaaaagcctcaaaaatgggctgaaaaaaagcctcaaaatgggctgaaaaaaagcctcaaaatgggctgaaaaaagcctcaaaatgggctgaaaaaagcctcaaaaatgggctgaaaaaagcatcaaaaatgggctgaaaaaagccttacaaatgggctgaaaaaagccttacaaatgggctgaaaaaagccttacaaatgggccgaaaaaagccttacaaatgggccgaaaaaagcctcaaaatgggctgaaaaagccctcaaaatgggctgaaaaagccctcaaaatgggctgaaaaaagccctcaaaatgggctgaaaaaagcatcaaaatgggctgaaaaaagcatcaaaaatgggctgaaaaaagcatcaaaatgCGCTGAAAAAAGCCTtacaaatgggctgaaaaaagccttacaaatgggccgaaaaaagccctCAAAAACGGTCCCAAAAAAGGCTTGAAAAAGGCCAAACAAGGGCCCGAAAATGGGGtgttcaaaggcaaaaaaaaaaggccagtgggtggcagggcttcagcaatattcggtctataagacgcacagacattatcacccccttttgggaaataaaaaagtgcatcttataatcGAAAAGAACGGTACTTCAAATAATTGTCAAACAAGCTAGCTAGCTCTCCAAAGGAAGGAATCACCCACCTTCTCTCAATCACCCAGGAAAAGGTACTTACTGAGAAATATGAAGATCCCAGCAACTCCACACGCTACGATGCCACCCGCAACAACAACACCAATGATAAGCCACAGGTTGGAAGTGGATTCTGGAATTGGATTGGGAGAAACAGCAAATCACTCAATGGGAACCACAAAATATCTGCTTATTGGGCGAAAAGATCTCAAACAGTATGAAAAATAAGAGATCTGCCaagttaagaaatatcagatgtcTTTCGTTAGACTCAGGTTCTggtttttttaagacttgtggacttcaactcccagagttcctcagccagcaaagctgaagtccacaaagctggagttgaagtccacaagtcttaaaggagccaagtttgcagacccctgtcatagGAGATAAAAATTTTATTCCACACATTCTACAGTCTATTCACTCTGAATGGTAACTTTCTAAAAGGGTAAAGTGTTGGAAAAAGGCTTTCTAGCTTTGGGAAGATCGTGTTTGCAGGAAAGCAAGCAGaatctttgtttttaatatatttattttcatttattaacaagagtaaaatacaaaacagaaaaaccaAGTTTTCTGAGTAGCGCATacaatattttcggggaaacatggtagtctcTTAGAAAactatctagtccaggggtcaccaaccttttggacctcagggatcaccaattcgtaattttaaatcctgcagaccactaatttaatctgcttaatgactggctgggtgggcatggcaaggtggtcatgtgactgggtgggcgtggccaacttgatgtcattcatgtcaaggggcacctcagcagcctctactcgcccctcccctcccagccattcgtcgcctccccacccgggctccttagggccccaacaggaagcagttgttgcagctagtcccatgatggtgaacctacggcacatggagccatattggtgggtacGCAAGCTCAGCCCCGGCGCACATGCGCACGCcgaccagctgattttggggcctgctggggcccaccggaagtagggaaacaggctgtttctgacctctggagggcctccgggggagggaggccatttttgccctccccaggctcctagaaaggctctggagcctgaggaaaggaaaagatgggCCTACCAAGCCCACTGTGCCATAAGCGTGGGGGTGGGCGTCGCACGTGCATGCACGGAGGGCATAGAATTTTGGTTGTGGGCACTTGTGCGCACGACCCCCCTGCACTcactccgcttttggcacgcaatggcaaaaaggttagccatcactgatctagtccaTTGCCTCTAATCTGCTTCTTCCTAGTGTATTCCCGCAGGTGCAGGATCTATTTTTCGGATCATTGATCGCCACTTTGCACCATCATCTACCTTGCAGGTCTGCGCCTTGCGTATCTTTGTTGATGGGTGCCTTGCCATCTCTAGTGCATTGCCTCTAATCAAGGCAGTTAATTcggccatctctgctaattcagtcAATTTTAAAATCCGTCCTTCCACAGGCggcctctctttccctttccaatGCTCAGCAAGTGCAGTCTATCTGAAGGACTGAAAGGTTTTCTCCAGCCAGCGTCTTCGAGAACCACATGGTTGCTTGGCAGACGGACTCCGTTCGATGCTAGGCAAAAAGCCATCTGAGAAGCAGCCTTCTAGCTCTCAAAGAGGCTGGATGAAAATGGGCCTATCCAAAATGGGTcccggccagtggtgggattcaaataatttaacaaccggttttctgtcctaatgaccagctggataggggtggctcggtgatcatgtgaccgtgtgggtatGGCCAATtaaacatcactcacatcgatgggtgcttcaccttagctgttacaggggttaaccaaagaggcagttcctgtaagcagggcaattaagattaggctagaaacaccaccagaatgtttccttcctgccttccttacaggattagccctgtaaagtggaaaaaaacaaaataagatttcttccaacaactgcttagaaagttaacaaccggttctcccgaataggtgcgaactggctgaatcccaccactggtcctggcAAACTTTTTCCAACCAGCTCCCAAGAACCTGAGGGAGTCCTACAGCGGCAGCTTATAAACTTTCCTGATGGAGACCTGCAGACTTTTTTTGTGATTGCATGATTGCAGAGGGTTTGTCAACCCAAGTGTGAACAGGTTCCCAAGAACCCCGATGTAATCATGTGACCGGGAAGTGCTGCAAGAGTCACAACTTCAAGTATCCCCCTGTAAATCAAGCACTTCCTATAACTCACATTTCCCATATGAACTGAACTTCGTTTCTCTTGGATAAGaaacgaaatgttttcaaggaaaaatacccatgaaagtctagttgccttttgaaaaacacgttgggacaaccatgacctggatgattgagaatctccacagacattttcccatagacaggtagtcctcgacttacaacagttcacttagtgaccgttcaaagttacaacatcactggaaaaaagtgacttacgaccatttttcacagttgcaaccattacaacatccccatggtcgtgtgatcaaagttcaggtgctttacaactgactcatacttatgaccgtcgctgtgtcctgtggtcatgtgattaccttttgacgagcaaggtcaatggggaatccagagtcacttaacaactgtattaaagGTAATTAACTTAAGTGTATTAAATTAACTGtattaaatgtaaaggttcccctcgcacatacatgccagttgttcctgactctagggggcagtgctcatctccgtttcaaagcggaagagccagcgctgtccgaagacgtctccgtggtcatgtggccggcatgactcaacgccaaaggtgcacggaacactgttcccttcccaccaaaggtggtccttatttttctacttgcattttttacctgcttttgaactgctaggtttgaagaagctgggacaagtaacgggagctcaccccgttacgcggcactagggattcgaactgctgaactgccgacctttcgattgacaagctcaacgtcttacccactaagccaccgcgttccTTAACAACtttattactaatttaataactgcagtgattcactgaacaagtgcagtaagaggtcataaaatggggcaacactcaaAGAAACGTCTCACTCAGCCAGGGgaatgtggggctcaattgcagtcgtaagtcaaggactacctgtatcctcgCAGATAAGCTCATCCAGGGAGAAGGTGAACCTCAAATTTTTAACCCAAATATCCTAATAAATTTGAGTCACATTATCTCACTCATGGAATGGTATGGTTAAATATTCAACGGCTGACTTATACATAGATAGGTTTATCTGAGCGGACACACAATAATTCCATGCAAATTGCATGGACTTTTCCATGAACATCCAGAAACCATAAAAAGGAAACAATGGTAAAATAAAGTAATATCTGGGCACAATTTCTCTCCCACAATCTTTCCCAGCCTGCAGCTTCTCACCCTTTAGGGCCAGTTCCAGAGGCTCCTGCAGGCTGTCGTGCTCCACGTAGCACCGATAGCGGCCCCTCTCTTTGGCATCGATCCGGATGCTGATCCAGTAGTAGTAGGTCCCATCTGAGTTGGGGGCCAGAAACCCACGGTAGGTTCCCACCTCCCAGACCTCCCCATCCCTCCTCCAGGAGGCATCGATCTCCTTGGGGTAGAAGCCACGGATTCGGCATATGTGCGTCTCCATCCCATCCTCCACCTCCGTCCTGCTGCTCATCGTCACCACTGGGGGCTCTGGAAAAAAAGGGGTTTAGGATCAAAACAGAGCTTCCCCAGAAATCATCATGACTTGTGCATCATGAGcacagcggttagagtgcagtagtgcaagctacttctgctgcctgccggatgCCTGCAATCTggcggttcaaatctcaccagactcaaggttgactcagccttccatccttccgaggtgggtaaaatgaggacccagactgtcgggggcaagaggctgactctgtaaaccgcttagagagggctgttgttgtgcctcatcctctcctcagccgggcccctcccgtctcctcccgggcctgctatcagattcggagtctgataatgaagatgaacggcctgtcctgCCTCcagccccggccctggccccatgcccggacaggatatcAGGAATGAACAGATAAGCCCAAGACAGCTTACTCATagagtgtgtgttccttcgatgcagccgtcagagcaggaagtcagccaagtggttcaattacccggacctgctccctctgacccctccctttctcaccatgctgacagtagagacagctgaagggaattcaaagtgggaggatcctcgcttccggagatctgagaggcaacgtcagcagaagggagggaggggcaggcctggataaatgctgagtcatggagccacagcccacagcctatataaagggcctgcttttggcattcctcgagtcaagcaaagtctcatctagtttgctgaagtcacaccttggattcctgcctgccctgagaaatctgaaaggaatttggcaaagctgcagaggcttcgtggccacgcttgatacggacttcctagacccggtcgtcggagggggagggggacacgacagctgtaaagcactgtaaagcagcatataaatctaagtgctattgctatcacacgTGCAACCAGAACTAGGAGTCACCAAATAGACCCTAGTTGCTTTGAACAGTTTCTTTCAGCcagaaaaacaaacataaaagcgcTTTcttaaatgcaggtagtcctcgacttacaaccgttcatttactgaccgttcaaagttacaacggcaccgaacaAAGTAATTTATgagcctttttcacacttatgacggttgcagcatccccaccgtCACGTGATTGAcatctggatgcttgacaacggattcacatttatgacggttgcagtggcccAGAGTCCTTTGGCAACGTTCTGACGAGCAAAGCCAATCAGAATCAGAATTGAGCtggaaggggtcttggaggtcttctagcccagctgaagcaggagatcctataccaggggcgtcaaattcaatttcatggagggccgcatcagatTGTGCTTGACCTCGGGGTccggggtaggcatggccagctcgacatcactcgtgtcggggactCCGGTGGCATCCCGAATGctccgccagcaaaaatgggctcccgagctgttttaggctgcgacagcctcctgcaatcctctgccagcgaaaacaaagcTCGGGAGTGCTGCATGCTGCCCTCCCGAgctccttttcactggcagaggcaccgcgggccggtccttcgctgtttccagggcagccccgtgggccagatctaagcatcccatgggctggatctgagtTTTGACACTactgtcccagtggtgaaatgctcccagttcggactggatcgcctgatccggtagtgatggcggtgggtggttcagagaaccagtagcaaaggtccctgcccccaccccccacatgcccagctgagctgcgcgatcattttgttgttttttgttttacttttaaaagcattttttccttcggctgaaaaaatgcttttaaaagttaaaaaaaaaaggctctgatgatcgcgcagctcagctggcatcatcagagcctttaaaaGGCATATttcctacaagctctttggccgaagaggttgtaaaaaaaatgcttttaaaaggctcctctggtgatccccgctgagtttcctgatcatcagaggctttttttttcttttaaaggcaaaaaaaaatgcttttaaaagaaaagaaaagcctctgacgatcgggcaactcagctgggatcgtcagagccgtttaaaagcatttttttacaacctcttcggccgaagaggttgtagaaaaaatgcttttaaaagtaaaaaaaaaaaaaagttggccacacccacccagtcacaataCCCCACCACCACTAACCCACGCCAacataaccggtagtaacgaattttacatttcaccactgccctgtcctataccatttcaaaccagtgactgtccagtctcttcttaaaaacctccagtgattttgccacaacatctgaaggcaaggcaaGCAAATTAAGAGGATAAATCCTTGCAAGGCCTGAAGCTACACAGGAAACCTTTGCCACACCGAAGCTATGTGCAAATTAGCAGATGCAGCTCCCCCACACTTTTCTCCCCGGCCATTTCTCCCTACCTTTCCTCAAGAATGACTTCGATCCGTAGCGGTTGTTCTTCTGCAGCCACTCCATGCAGGTGCTCTCCAGGTAGCCCGTGAAGCGCTGCTTGATGGCGGTTTCCtgctcccatttctccttgattacCAGGGCTTCCTTGTCGGCTGTGAACCAGCTGGAGGTCTCCATGTCGTACTCGAGGAAATTCCGCCCGTCGTAGCCGTATTGCCAGTATCCGCTCCTTTTCCCGTCTTCCTCTACTTTACAGAAGATCATCATCTGGACGATGTGAAACCCTGAAAGAAGCAACTCAAGAGTTAAGGAGGAAAAGATCCCTTGGGAGATCAGGGAAAGCCGCTCCCTGCTGGGGCTCCAGATTCTGTGACTGCTGAGACAGGAAAGCAAGGAAGAACAGGGATTacaggaagagatcttggagaccAGCCAAGGTCAAGACAGAATGTGGGAGCTGTAAGAAAAGTTCTCAGCTTCACAATGAAGGAAATCACGATAAAACGAGGCTGGGAAATTCCTTTGCAGACTCCAAGATTCAAAACAAACCACTGCCCAAAATCTAAAACTCGAGCTACAAATATCTTCTATTATTTCAGAGTCCAAGATTCCTTAATTAAGACAGGATTACTTGGAGGCCCAAATCTCCTGGCACTGGAGAAAGGTTGCTGAGAGGGTTtccaatggatgccctaattaaatcgtgAGCctggagccaagcttcaaaagaaatccagttatttattaggagcatcatgttggcacattcccaagtgaagccagctctgaccctatgtaatttacgccctaaatggcaaaaggtcagagaccaactgctggagaaatggagagaattctggaaaagttatctaatatggacaagaaactggatgaaataagagcagaaattgtgactatccaaaaggatttaaaggatactcaacaagtctcagcagaaaataagcagaaagtggaaggtctggagggtgagatgcgggcagtgcagaaaagaggggagacgacaagcaatgctgtgcttggactacagatggataaaatgtcttatttccttaggtttcaaaatttggaagaagtggaccaagaagacttgagagatgttgtgactaaactgttgggagaatttcttgggagaggtgttgattttatgaattgggatgtggatcgagtttatagagttaattcacaatatgcacgcacgcatgcagttcctagagaggttcatgtcaaatttgtgaaaagagagacgagagatgaaattcttagaaaacataggagtggggcactgacttataggggcagggagatagccattctgaggcagattcccagacaggtacgtgaaatgagaaagaaatattactttttatcaagcaaattgtaccagaagggagtgggcttcagatggctgatgccagagggattgatgattttccgggagggcattacgaaaaaattagtacaattatggaggctgcggcctacgtggaggaacccAAAGCCcccctggatttagatgacccaggaattgaagaaggggaggttatagaccatggggcggaggcggctgccgctgttgcggccctggaattgggtcaggctgagcccagagttctgagatccaaagctaggaagtgacaaagatatttggtattgtgttggttttccttattctctttcgtatgatattctgattattcttgacccttccttattgtgtatgtaagattgaaacttagctacttcgtatcacctgcttgccatatggctgttgtatgtgtttaaaattttgagtaaaattcttatcatgtataagaaaaatgaaaatttaccatacctgatatgtatttgcataaatcttttttgaccagtaATTTACGCCCCAATTATGACATTGTCTCCCCTCCGGTTGATGtgtgtaaccctgggagacagccttgagagagataagcaagGAATGTGCATCTGTCCTTGGCTGCCATGCCACCGGTTTCCCATCCcgcctggcctatggcaacttgagaacagggatgctttgcgagttgacagatGCCTTTCCTGAAATCACTTTCAAATAATTcacacacacagccatttttctgcaatctcttacagcaggggtcctcaaactttttaagcagggggccaattcacagtccctGACATTGTTGGAGGGCCAGACTGGCTGGGTAGGtgcggctaggtggtcatgtgaccgggtgggtgtggctaggtggttatgtgactggcCAGCTCTGTCCAATTTAGCAATccatttagcattccaatccaatttagcagtccattaaaccagggatccccaacctttcagacctcagggaccactgaattcataattttaaatcccgtggaccactaatatgatctgcctaatgactgatgtgatgggcgtggcaaggtattcatgtgactgggtggctgtggccaactcaatgtcactcaattgaggggcgccttgccagcctctacttgctactcctcgcctgcccgcccgggctccttagggccccaacaggaagcagttgttggaactaagcag
This genomic window from Ahaetulla prasina isolate Xishuangbanna chromosome 2, ASM2864084v1, whole genome shotgun sequence contains:
- the LOC131189858 gene encoding class I histocompatibility antigen, F10 alpha chain-like isoform X2: MRPRWGLLWLLGAAASCLLEGSRGSSPRIIRVGYSSATEDCPRLPRFSAEGYVDDQLITRYESHTQKLHPRVDWINTLEKEDPKFYHRYTWILQKDQDDFQENVKMLQERYNQTGGFHIVQMMIFCKVEEDGKRSGYWQYGYDGRNFLEYDMETSSWFTADKEALVIKEKWEQETAIKQRFTGYLESTCMEWLQKNNRYGSKSFLRKEPPVVTMSSRTEVEDGMETHICRIRGFYPKEIDASWRRDGEVWEVGTYRGFLAPNSDGTYYYWISIRIDAKERGRYRCYVEHDSLQEPLELALKESTSNLWLIIGVVVAGGIVACGVAGIFIFLRFKKGDDEPRNEPPF
- the LOC131189858 gene encoding class I histocompatibility antigen, F10 alpha chain-like isoform X1, giving the protein MRPRWGLLWLLGAAASCLLEGSRGSSPRIIRVGYSSATEDCPRLPRFSAEGYVDDQLITRYESHTQKLHPRVDWINTLEKEDPKFYHRYTWILQKDQDDFQENVKMLQERYNQTGGFHIVQMMIFCKVEEDGKRSGYWQYGYDGRNFLEYDMETSSWFTADKEALVIKEKWEQETAIKQRFTGYLESTCMEWLQKNNRYGSKSFLRKEPPVVTMSSRTEVEDGMETHICRIRGFYPKEIDASWRRDGEVWEVGTYRGFLAPNSDGTYYYWISIRIDAKERGRYRCYVEHDSLQEPLELALKESTSNLWLIIGVVVAGGIVACGVAGIFIFLRFKKGDDEPRNEPPCERSPMTSC